A window of Silurus meridionalis isolate SWU-2019-XX chromosome 4, ASM1480568v1, whole genome shotgun sequence contains these coding sequences:
- the ino80e gene encoding INO80 complex subunit E isoform X1, translating into MSCSSADMNGQAELDVDYKRKYKNLKRKLKFLVYEQECFQEELRRAQRKLLKVSRDKSFLLDRLLQYERVDEDSSDSDATASSDSEGEAPREREREPGKKRRSPAGPSLASSSSPQLSLLSRPGANALQASAPAQYLNALPFPPDYLAPSAERMRKERKPKPPKQRKESAGKVVSPLGSNYPAGGAAGAGSSGPFSWVPRQMLSGDAAEEEGESEGESDGGDEERGEGEEAELVIDIPNE; encoded by the exons ATGTCCTGTTCCTCTGCAGACATGAACGGCCAAGCCGAGTTAGATGTGGATTACAAGCGGAAGTACAAAAACCTGAAGCGGAAATTAAAGTTTTTGGTGTAT GAGCAAGAATGCTTTCAAGAGGAgctcaggagagcacagagaaAACTCTTGAAGGTCTCCAGAGATAAAAG TTTCCTCCTGGACAGATTGTTACAGTACGAGCGTGTGGATGAAGACTCATCAG ACTCGGACGCAACAGCCTCATCAGACAGCGAGGGAGAGGCTccgagagaaagagaacgagaACCAGGAAAGAA AAGGAGAAGTCCTGCAGGTCCATCTCTTGCTTCGTCCTCGTCCCCGCagctctctctcctctcacggCCCGGAGCGAACGCTCTCCAGGCTTCGGCACCCGCGCAGTACCTCAACGCG TTACCCTTCCCTCCTGACTATTTGGCTCCCTCTGCTGAGCGaatgaggaaagagagaaaaccaAAACCAcccaaacagagaaaagagtctgCAGgaaag gtGGTATCTCCGTTAGGATCGAACTACCCAGCAGGCGGTGCGGCGGGCGCGGGTTCGTCCGGGCCTTTCAGCTGGGTGCCGCGGCAGATGCTGAGCGGAGACGCCGCCGAGGAGGAAGGAGAGAGCGAGGGAGAAAGTGACGGAGGAGacgaggagagaggagagggagaggaagcAGAACTGGTCATTGACATTCCTAACGAGTGA
- the ino80e gene encoding INO80 complex subunit E isoform X3, whose product MSCSSADMNGQAELDVDYKRKYKNLKRKLKFLVYEQECFQEELRRAQRKLLKVSRDKSFLLDRLLQYERVDEDSSDSDATASSDSEGEAPREREREPGKKRRSPAGPSLASSSSPQLSLLSRPGANALQASAPAQYLNAVVSPLGSNYPAGGAAGAGSSGPFSWVPRQMLSGDAAEEEGESEGESDGGDEERGEGEEAELVIDIPNE is encoded by the exons ATGTCCTGTTCCTCTGCAGACATGAACGGCCAAGCCGAGTTAGATGTGGATTACAAGCGGAAGTACAAAAACCTGAAGCGGAAATTAAAGTTTTTGGTGTAT GAGCAAGAATGCTTTCAAGAGGAgctcaggagagcacagagaaAACTCTTGAAGGTCTCCAGAGATAAAAG TTTCCTCCTGGACAGATTGTTACAGTACGAGCGTGTGGATGAAGACTCATCAG ACTCGGACGCAACAGCCTCATCAGACAGCGAGGGAGAGGCTccgagagaaagagaacgagaACCAGGAAAGAA AAGGAGAAGTCCTGCAGGTCCATCTCTTGCTTCGTCCTCGTCCCCGCagctctctctcctctcacggCCCGGAGCGAACGCTCTCCAGGCTTCGGCACCCGCGCAGTACCTCAACGCG gtGGTATCTCCGTTAGGATCGAACTACCCAGCAGGCGGTGCGGCGGGCGCGGGTTCGTCCGGGCCTTTCAGCTGGGTGCCGCGGCAGATGCTGAGCGGAGACGCCGCCGAGGAGGAAGGAGAGAGCGAGGGAGAAAGTGACGGAGGAGacgaggagagaggagagggagaggaagcAGAACTGGTCATTGACATTCCTAACGAGTGA
- the ino80e gene encoding INO80 complex subunit E isoform X2 has protein sequence MNGQAELDVDYKRKYKNLKRKLKFLVYEQECFQEELRRAQRKLLKVSRDKSFLLDRLLQYERVDEDSSDSDATASSDSEGEAPREREREPGKKRRSPAGPSLASSSSPQLSLLSRPGANALQASAPAQYLNALPFPPDYLAPSAERMRKERKPKPPKQRKESAGKVVSPLGSNYPAGGAAGAGSSGPFSWVPRQMLSGDAAEEEGESEGESDGGDEERGEGEEAELVIDIPNE, from the exons ATGAACGGCCAAGCCGAGTTAGATGTGGATTACAAGCGGAAGTACAAAAACCTGAAGCGGAAATTAAAGTTTTTGGTGTAT GAGCAAGAATGCTTTCAAGAGGAgctcaggagagcacagagaaAACTCTTGAAGGTCTCCAGAGATAAAAG TTTCCTCCTGGACAGATTGTTACAGTACGAGCGTGTGGATGAAGACTCATCAG ACTCGGACGCAACAGCCTCATCAGACAGCGAGGGAGAGGCTccgagagaaagagaacgagaACCAGGAAAGAA AAGGAGAAGTCCTGCAGGTCCATCTCTTGCTTCGTCCTCGTCCCCGCagctctctctcctctcacggCCCGGAGCGAACGCTCTCCAGGCTTCGGCACCCGCGCAGTACCTCAACGCG TTACCCTTCCCTCCTGACTATTTGGCTCCCTCTGCTGAGCGaatgaggaaagagagaaaaccaAAACCAcccaaacagagaaaagagtctgCAGgaaag gtGGTATCTCCGTTAGGATCGAACTACCCAGCAGGCGGTGCGGCGGGCGCGGGTTCGTCCGGGCCTTTCAGCTGGGTGCCGCGGCAGATGCTGAGCGGAGACGCCGCCGAGGAGGAAGGAGAGAGCGAGGGAGAAAGTGACGGAGGAGacgaggagagaggagagggagaggaagcAGAACTGGTCATTGACATTCCTAACGAGTGA